The proteins below come from a single Candidatus Izemoplasmatales bacterium genomic window:
- a CDS encoding DUF4430 domain-containing protein yields the protein MKKVLGIMLLTVSSFLLVGCQAGRTTASGLGVVTLEVYGADDVLVASETVPFYQGDTLLGLVRATFETYCGDANGDPDATCGYVSSFGVYIVGVAGVTADDGNEYIAFYVNGEYANSGIDSTAITDGAVYAFKLETF from the coding sequence ATGAAGAAAGTACTGGGCATCATGCTTTTGACCGTGTCATCGTTTTTGCTCGTCGGCTGTCAGGCCGGCCGCACCACCGCCTCCGGGCTCGGCGTCGTGACCCTCGAGGTCTACGGCGCGGACGACGTGCTCGTCGCGTCCGAAACCGTTCCGTTCTATCAGGGCGACACCCTCCTCGGTCTCGTCCGAGCGACCTTCGAAACCTATTGTGGCGACGCCAATGGAGATCCAGACGCCACCTGTGGTTACGTCTCCTCCTTTGGCGTTTATATCGTCGGCGTCGCCGGGGTGACCGCCGACGACGGAAACGAATACATCGCGTTCTACGTGAACGGCGAGTACGCCAACTCCGGCATCGACTCGACCGCGATCACGGACGGCGCCGTCTATGCCTTCAAGCTCGAGACCTTCTAG